ACAAATAACTAACACTCTACTTAGCACACCACCGAAAGACAGTAGCTTTGTTTATGTAAAACCGAAGCCAGATTACACGTACAGCGGTATAGACCACAGCGTGCCTGAGACTATATTAGTGCACACCAACGGAAGCATTGTTGACGACGTAGCCAGACCTTCGGACTTCAATGTCCAAGTGTCATCGATGCAAACAAAACCTACAGCGTCACCGACGACCAGCAGCACTGCCTCTCCGATGACCATATCAACCCACCGACCAGTTTTCTCTAAGCCGGTTTTCAGACCGAAACCGACAACTACAACAGAAAATTATATCATGATTTCCACTATTATGAAAGAATCAACGAAGCCCGAACTAACCTCaattaatacaatcattaacaTGCTTAATGATTCAACTCCGAATTTCAATGATGATGCAACTAGAGCTCCCATTGAAGATGTCTTAGAAACCAAATCGTCTCCTACTCCAATCGGGACGGTATCATCAGCTTCGTTCAGTACAAACCATTACCCAACATCAGGTCATTACGTGACCTTAAAGCCGTCTTCATACTCAAGTACATACTCACAGACCAATGGTATTTCCACAAACAGACCACAGACAAACAAACTACCATCGTATACAACTGCTAATACCATTCAAGATTATGAAAAGACTTCTACAAAACCTTACGTTTCTTTGAATCCTTCTAGTCAGGCTATAGATGCCTTTAATAGATATCCAACAGATCCAAATGACTTTGGAGATAAAGTTACAACGTTTGCTTATTTTAGTACTACAACTACAACAAAGCCCACAACCACATCCAGACGGCCACCGTCTACCAGCTACGTCATAGGAACTCAGCCGTCCAGAAGACCGACTCCAATGCCAAGTTACGCTTCAGCACCTGATTCATTTTCCAGCGTAACCCCAACGGTTATAGTTCTAAACGGCTTCCAAACCCCTGAACCTGAAAAAGAACCGGAATTCGTAGAGATATCTCAGGAACCATTCAAAAAACCAGTCAGTCAGATAACAGTTAACAATCATATCGAATCGACGAATAACATTTACATGGGAAAACCGCCTCAAACATTTGAAAAACCATCTTCCCCCACCATAGTAATTACACCTAAACCGGTTCCAAACACAACTCCGTACCCGGTTAAGGCGGCGACTAAACCGGTCTTTACGACAGCGACCTTCGAAACCGAATCACCGACTACATACAAACCGGAATTGCAAACTTCTCCGGATGATTTGATAAACTTCCCACCTGTCCGTAACCCTATGCTCAACGCTACAGGCTCTAATACCGCTTTATACAACACAAGCATTTCCTTAGCCGACAACGAGCTAGATATATTACATGACATTGATTTCACAACGCCAACATGGAAGGAAGACGAGAAATTCAAGGACAAAATGAACATTTTCGTCAGTAAAATAGTGGGTAGTCTTCAAGGTACCTTCCAGGAATTACATGACATAGTAATTCTGGATAAAAAACCGAATTTGACAACGACCACACAAAAACCGAAGAAGACGTTAGCGACAACCAAGAAACCCTCGGTTACGACTAGGAAACCAGTGAGGTTGACCCCGACGACAAGACGACCGACTACCCGGACAACTAAAAAGCCAACTAAATTGACAACTGCTGCTCGGAGAACGACAACCACCGCTGCCCCCACAACAACCGTTGCATCAACAAAGAAACCGGTAAGTACATAATTGGGGGGTATGCCAGCAAAAATGCTAATACACAGCTTTAAGTTAAAAAAAGCATTTCTTTCATTTAGTATAAAGTTATcgacattaaaaacaaattaaataagtaaaagatTTGATAAAGCTAAGTGCCCAACCAACCAAACTCATTCCAAACCAACCTCATACAACGATTTTAAGTAAATGAGGTTTGAACCGCATTGACGGTAGATAAGACCTTCATATTATATGTGTCCAAACCATCAGGTGAGCATTTCAGCTTTCGATGACATAAAAAATTAGCGCGAATCCTATATAAGTATTTTGATCTGCTTCTCTCATGTCGCTTGGTCTTCTCCTTAcacaattttaaaaacttttgagTGCAGGCAATGTAATGCAATTAGCAAGCTACACCCCTAGTTTAGCTTCCATTGCGCTTTcgcatattaaatatatatttaatgaatacGTACATATACATAAAAGCTCTTCCTTGCTTGTTTCTCAGAGTTGTGACTCTGCTTAGAGTCGGCTAAAACATTACATCCATAATCAACTTCAAAAATGATTTCATCAAGCCttatacaattttataaacaaGGTGCTCTGTAAGTTGGCATCAAAGATGGATGTGTTATACCTAAAATATAATacgtgttatttttaatatttttactggtggtaggacgtcttgtgagtccgcacaagtacgtaccaccaccctgcctatttctgctgtgaatcaataatgcgtttcggtatgaagggtggggcagccattgtaatgtactgtaaaaattgagaccttaaacCTCATGTCGCGACGTGAGTGgaagaatttacgttgtagatgtttatgggctccggtaactacttaacaccaggtgggccggtgagttcgtccacccatttaagcaaaaataaCTGTCTCCTtcatactcataagctagaccgcgcgagaaagagatgggcagacttttcatgatgcgcatgcagtgtgacgtcacgccacgcgcttagtcacgaacactacacaagcgcaacgtgtgaatgtgttgaacgcgagctacatagtaggcgtagtgggggtgtcaggttattttcgttacggaatttcttgattcagtcgccgcgctcaaagaccgcgataaaatctatgcaatagcttaaaaagttttattatttttca
This Bombyx mori chromosome 2, ASM3026992v2 DNA region includes the following protein-coding sequences:
- the LOC101744820 gene encoding serine protease filzig, producing the protein MTVRKWFKTGGDVKHLFFILVLLSIVDDLSYMCRGENDDRDSRKLFGGYRITPMYCKASRVAKYNRGRTICMFNHECGQRGGEVVGACMDGFLFGACCQLKSDSQSHIPKGPGVVMTSYLDYPDADSTEDYDVEQINAWHNSFKPVVTPGYRPADKTTTTKPVEEETQSVSAEILSEGLTQITNTLLSTPPKDSSFVYVKPKPDYTYSGIDHSVPETILVHTNGSIVDDVARPSDFNVQVSSMQTKPTASPTTSSTASPMTISTHRPVFSKPVFRPKPTTTTENYIMISTIMKESTKPELTSINTIINMLNDSTPNFNDDATRAPIEDVLETKSSPTPIGTVSSASFSTNHYPTSGHYVTLKPSSYSSTYSQTNGISTNRPQTNKLPSYTTANTIQDYEKTSTKPYVSLNPSSQAIDAFNRYPTDPNDFGDKVTTFAYFSTTTTTKPTTTSRRPPSTSYVIGTQPSRRPTPMPSYASAPDSFSSVTPTVIVLNGFQTPEPEKEPEFVEISQEPFKKPVSQITVNNHIESTNNIYMGKPPQTFEKPSSPTIVITPKPVPNTTPYPVKAATKPVFTTATFETESPTTYKPELQTSPDDLINFPPVRNPMLNATGSNTALYNTSISLADNELDILHDIDFTTPTWKEDEKFKDKMNIFVSKIVGSLQGTFQELHDIVILDKKPNLTTTTQKPKKTLATTKKPSVTTRKPVRLTPTTRRPTTRTTKKPTKLTTAARRTTTTAAPTTTVASTKKPVTTTKKTKPTKKATTTVAPTSTVDYDDVTIENVADQVVDYNDKNLCGVRPLSKSGRIVGGKNAHFGDWPWQVLVREATWLGLFVKNKCGGVLITSRFVTTAAHCQPGFLASLVAVFGENDISGDKEPKIPVTRNVRRVIVHRQYDPATFENDLAILELETPIKFDSHIVPICLPPDDADFTGRVATVTGWGRIKYGGGIPAVLQEVQVPVIENSACQEMFHTAGHDKVIKSSFLCAGYANGQKDSCEGDSGGPLVLQRDDGRWQLVGTVSHGIKCAAPFLPGVYMRTTFYKPWLKSITAVKG